Genomic window (Pseudothauera hydrothermalis):
TCGGGCTGATTGCCTACGAGACGAGCGCGCGTGACGGGTTGGTGGTGGATGAAGACATCATTGTCGAAATCGTCCGCCCCGGCACCGGCGACCCGGTGGCCCCGGGCGAGGTCGGCGAAGTCGTGGTCACCACGTTCAATCCGGACTACCCCCTGATCCGTTTCGGCACCGGCGATCTTTCCGCGCTGCTGCCCGGCTGCTCGCCCTGCGGGCGGACCAATATGCGCATCAAAGGCTGGATGGGGCGGGCCGATCAGACCACCAAGATCAAGGGCATGTTCGTGCATCCCAGTCAGGTGGCCGACATCGTGCGCCGTCATCCCGAAGTGCTGCGCGCTCGACTGGTGGTGGACAATCCTGGGCAGAGCGATCGCATGACCCTGCACTGCGAAACCCGTGCGGCCGACACCGCATTGGTCGAAAGGCTGGTCGCCACGATTCGCGAAGTGACCAAATTGCGCGGGGAAGTGGTGCTCTGTGCGCCCGACAGTTTGGCCAACGATGGCAAGGTCATCGACGACTTGCGCACCTACGAGTAATCCAATGCGCGCCGCTCCGCTTGCCGGCCTGCGGGTGCTGGATCTCACCCGTTTGTTGCCCGGCCCGCTCGCTACCCAGCATCTGGCCGACTACGGCGCGGATGTGATCAAGGTTGAAGACACCGGTGCCGGCGATTACGCCCGCTGCCTGGGCCCGATGTGTGGCGACACCAGCTATCTTTACCGACTGGTCAACCGGGGCAAGCGCAGTATCCGACTGGACCTCAAGCAGCCGGCTGGGCGCGAACTGCTGCTGCGCCTGGCCGATGACGCCGACGTGCTGGTGGAGGGGTTTCGGCCCGGTGTCATGGACAAGCTGGGTTTGGGGTATGCGGTGCTGGCCGAGCGTAACCCGCGCCTGGTGTATTGCAGTATTTCCGGCTATGGCCAAGACGGCCCCTATGCCCAGCGGGCCGGCCACGATATCAACTACATCGGCTACGCCGGCGTGCTCGATCAGATCGGCGCAGCCGGCGCAGCGCCTGCACTGGCCAATCTGCAGATCGGCGACCTGCTCGGCGGCACGCTCAGCAGCCTGGTCGGTATGCTGGTAGCGGTCATCGATGCGCGCACCAGCGGGCGGGGACGTCATGTCGATGTATCGATGACCGATGCTGTCCTGGCCCACGCCATATTCCCACTTGCCGAAGTGCTCGCCCACGGCGCGGTCAAGCCGCGCGGCGAAGACTTACTCACCGGGGGCGTGCCGTGTTATGGCGTTTATGAAACCGCCGATGGCCGCTACATGGCAGTCGGGGCGCTCGAAGAAAAGTTCTGGCACCGGGTCTGTGAGGCGCTGGGGCGCGCGGATCTCAAGCCCGCGCATCTGGCCAGCGGTGAGCTGGGCGCACGGGCGCGCGCCGAGCTTGCGGCCATCTTCCGCTCGCGCACGCAGGCAGAATGGACCGCGGTGTTCGATCCGATCGATTGCTGCGTCACCCCGGTGCTGCCAATGCAGGAAAGTCTTTCTGATCCGCAGCTTGTCGCACGTGGCATGATCGTAGAGGTAGACGGGGTCACGCAATTCGGCCCCCCGGTACGCTTGTCGGACTATGCCCCGGCATCGTTCAGTCCGGCACCTGCTGCGGGCGCACATACCGAGCAAGTGCTGGCTGAACTGGGCGTGGACGCGGATGAACTGGCCCGTCTGCGCGCAGCGCAGGTGATCTGACCGATGCCGCTCACGCCTTGTCGGCGGGCGGTTTGCGCGGACTGCTGGCTTTCTTGCGTGTGGTGCGCGTGGGTTTTTCTGCCGTAGCCGGCGGCTCGGGCTGGGGGGCCGCGCCCATCATGGTCCACGGCCACATCCCGGCGGCGCTGGCAAAGGGGTTGACTGGCTCGCTGGGTGCGCCTTGTGCGTCGGCCGGTTGCTGCGCATGCTCGCTCATCGCCTTGACCGCGGCCAGTGCGGCGCGTTGCATTTCCAGCCCCTGGGTGCTCATTTGCAGCATGTTGAGGTTCATCTTCAGCCAGCCTTCGACGGCCTTGAGATCGGCAATGCGTTTGTCGAGCTCATCGATGTCCAGCGTGGGCGTGACCATGCCCGGTAGTGAAAATCCCATGCTGTTCCACATGCCGCGGATGAATTCGAGCGGGTCCTGGGCAGTTCGTTCCTGTGACATGGCAAGTGCTCCCCCTGTGAATGATCCGGCCGGCTGCGGGCCGTGCGGTAGGATGGCGCGCTGGGCCTGCGCCGCTCGAATCGATCTTAACCGAAGCGCGCCCAGATGCGTATGACTGCGGCGTCAATCGGGTCGGCGCTGGTGGCGTTCAGTGGCCGCTGTGCAGCCGATGCAACAGCGCGCGCAGGCGGGCGGGGCGAACCGGTTTGTATAGTAGCGGTATCGCAACCGCTTGTGCCCGCTTGAGCGTTTCCGCAGCCGTATCGCCGCTGATCAGCACCGCGGGCAGCGCCGCACCCCAGTGCGCGCGCAAGGCGGTGATCGTCTCGATGCCATCGGCGGTGCCGTGCAAATGAAAGTCGCTGATCAGTAATTCAGGCCGTGGCGCTTCGGGAGGATAGGCGGCAAGCAGTTCGTCTGCCGAGGCGGCTGCCTGAACCTGGCAGCCCCAAGTGGTCAGCAGCCCCTGCATGCCGGCGCGGGCCAGCGGATCGTCTTCCAGCAGGGCGATCCGCCAGCCCGCCAGATCGCCTGGCGTGCGTTCGGCAATCGCCTTCTGGGTAGGGGAATCGGGCTGTGCTGCCGGCAGTTCGATGCTGAACACCGAACCCTTACCAGGGGCCGAGCACAGCGACAGGCGATGGCCCAGCAGGTCGGTCAGGCGTCGAACGATGGCCAAGCCCAAACCCAGCCCTTTGTCCCGTACCCGCGCCGGATTGTCGAGCTGGACGAACTCCTGAAAGATGATCTCCTGCGCTTCTGCCGCAATGCCGATGCCGGAGTCGCGCACCTCCACGCGCAGTGTTGCGCCGCGTACCCGGCAGGCCACCATGACTGCGCCGCTGTGGGTGTAGCGGATCGCATTGCTCGCAAGATTGGTCAGGATGCGCTCGAACAGCACCGCATCGCTCAGCGCCCAGGCGCGGGAGGGCCGCACCCGCAGGCGCAGTTTCTTGGCCGCGGCGCTCTCGCGCAACTCGGCGGCAATGCGGTCGAACACCGGTTGCAGCGGGAAAGGACGCACATTCGGATGCAAGACTCCGGCGTCGAGTTTGGAAATGTCCAGCAGGCTGTCGAGCAAATTCTCCATGGCCTCGGCCGCATCGGCGATTTTTTGCACCAGGTGGCGCGCCCGCGGCGCATGTGAGAGCTGAGCCAGTTCAGCAATGAACAGCCCCAGCGCATGCATCGGCTGACGCAAATCGTGACTGGCGGCAGCCAGAAAACGCGACTTGGCCAGATTGGCCTGTTCGGCCTCCTCTTTGCGGGCGCGCAGTTCGGCGGTGGCCTCGTGGATTCGTCGGGCCATATCCTCATGCATCGCTTCGAGCCGTGCAGCCATTTCATTGATACCGGTGGAGAGCAGCCGCAGGCTGCCGCCGCCCATATCCGGTACGCGCTCGCTGAGCTGCCCTTGGCCGATACGCGCCACCGAGCGCGCCATGTTGCGGATTGGCCCGCTCACCCCGCGGCTCAGCCAAGTGGCCAGCAGCAAACTGCCGATGAGCACCGGCAGCACCGACGCACCTGCTGCCAGCCAGAGCGCGTTACGTTGCAGCGTCAGCCGTTCGCGCGACACCTCGAGCACGACCGTGCCCAGCGCGGGCAGCGTGCCGCCGCTGGCGGCCAGTACCGGCGCGTCGCCGAGCTCGAAGGCGTCGTCGAGCCGGACATTGCTGGGTTCGATCGGCTCCACGATACGCAGCAGATCCCGCGCCGGCGGCACCGCACGGTCACTGCGGCCACTATGCGCCAGGCGCTGTCCGCCTGGGTCGGTGATATCGACCGTCACCACATCGCTTTCGGCCAGTACCGCATTAGCCAGTTGCTGCAGGGTTTCGCGGTTGCCGGCAAACACCGCGTATTCGCTCGCCGCGGCCAGTTGCCGGGCCAGCGCCAGCGCCCGCGCGGCGTGCGCTTCTTCAAGATCGGACAAGCGGGCGCGGGTGTAAAACACCGTCAGCACGACGGCCAGCGCGAGCATGGGCAGCAAAGCGGCAAGGATGACGCGCGCGCGGATGCCCCATTCGAGTTTGGGTTTCATCGACTGTGCTCCTCGCGTCGCAGCGCGCGGGCCAAAGTCTGGCCGTCGCCCAGCGCAATGCCGAGCGAGCGCGCCACATTTTTGTTGACGCTCACTTCGAATTCCCGCGCGGGCGCAGGAGGGGGCAGGCGTCCGCCGGCAAGAACCGCGCGGGCCGCGGCAGCCGCCTGTGCGCCAATCTGTTCAGGGGTTGCATACAGGGCCAGTGCAGCGCCCGCGCGGGCATAGGCCGGGGAAAAGCCGACCACCGGCGAGCGATGCCGGTAGGCGGTCAGCAAAACATTTTGTACCGTGTAGCTGTTGAACACGGCCGGGTCCGGTGTGGCCAGCAGCACCGCCGGTTCGGAGAACACCTGCTGCAATGCAGCGAACAAATCTCGGTCGGAGGAGACTTTGGCACGGACCGGTTCCATTCCCTGCTGACGGGCGGCTGCGGCCAGCTCATCGACCAGCTCCCCGCTGCTCGGGCCCGCCAACAGGGCGAGCCGGCGGGCTTCCGGCAGCGCCAGACGGATTAGCGCGATCTGCCGCGCGGCCGGCTGGTCGAGGAAGATCGCAGTCACCATGCTAGGGTCGGGCGCGGGTGGCAGGCGGGCGAAGGCTGCGCGGGTGAGCAGGGTATGCACGACGGCGGCGCTTGGCGCCGCTTCGGCGATGGCACGGGCTGCCTGCCCGCCAACCGAAACGATGAGCTGCCGATTGCGCAGCCGTTCGGCGGTCAGTGCCGGCCAATCGATCTGCTCTACCGTCGTGCCGGGCGGTAGCCCCAGACGAAAAGCGGTTGCGGTGGCCTGATGAGCATCGGTCTCATCGCCCAGCACCAGCAGTACCGCCGCGCCCGCATGCGCCTGGCCGCCCGCGCACACGGCGAGTGCCAGCACGAACAGACGGATGAGTGCAAGATACGGCATGAGCGTCGGCAGGGCGTTCCGGAGGGTCGAGTCAGGGGCAATGGTTGGCGTATCGCACGGCTCGGATGGCCGATTGTGCTCAACTTCAGGCAAATGGGATAGAGGGTGTGGTCAGCATGCCAATGGGGCATGCTATGCTTGGCGCATCGGCCGGCCGGCTCGGCCGGGACTCTGGAGCAAATGGTGACCAAGATTCTCATCGTGGAAGATCACGCCTTGGTGCGCGAGGCGCTTGCCCAGACCTTGTCGGGTCTGGCACCGGAAGTGTGGTGTGAGCAAGCCAGCAGCGTCGATGAAGCGTTGGCCCGACTCGATGCGCATGACGACTGGGACCTGGTGGTGGTCGATCTGATGTTGCCCGACATGAACGGCTTTTCTCTGCTCGGGGTGCTGGCCAAGCGTTTTCCGGATGTGCCCGCGGTGGTGGTGTCGGCCATGGACGATCCGGCTTCGGTACGTCGGGCAATCAAGGGCGGGGCCTCAGGCTTCGTGTCCAAGGCCAGCTCTGGCCAAGTGCTCTGCGAAGCCGTGCGCACCGTGCTGGACGGCGGCGTGTATCTGCCGGATTTGGATCATGCTGCGGGCAAGCGCGCCGCGGCGCCGGTGCATGAGCGCTTTGGTCTGACGCCGGCTCAGACGCGAGTCATGGAGCTGCTCGCTCAGGGCAAGACCAACCGCGAGATCGCCGATCTGTTGGGGCTTTCGGAAGGCACGGTCAAGGTGCACATGTCGGCCATTTTCCGTGCTCTCAAAGTCAGCAACCGCGCCCAGGCATTGGTGGTGATCGCGCGTCATGGCGCGCGCCTGTAGCCTGTTGCGCGGGCCTGCGCTCAGTGCGAGCGCCGTGTTGCTTGGGTGAGCCGCAGTGGCATTTCGGCCGGCGGAATACGCAGCGATTCGTCCTCATTGTCTTCGACCGTCTCACCGCCATCGGCCACGTCGATCTCCAGCACATGCAGCACCTGACGGGCAAAGGCACGGCAGGCGTTGGCCAGCGGGGTAGGCAGTTGATCGGGTACCTGTTTTTGCAACAACAGCTTGGAGGCGGATAGCGCGCCGACCGGTTTGAGGATGCGGTGCCGGTAGGCGCCCATCAGCTGCGCAACGTTGCGGTCGGCCGCTTCGCGCTGCCAGGCGTTGACCGGCCACTGCGACGGTACTGCGTAGGCGCGCGGAAACATTTCCAGGTCGCGTAACACGGTGCGGATGTCTTCGTGCGACTCGCGAAAAGGCAGTAGCACGATGTCCGACAGGGCGTAGAGTTTGCGGTCCATTTCGGTGCGGTTGCCGCCGCCGTCGATGACGCCGATCCAGTTGTCCAGCGAGCGCAGTTTGTCGACCACCTTGGTTAGCGCTTCGCGGGTGCGTGCGTCGGCGGTGATGTAGCGCCGCCCTTCAGGGGCGAGAGGCTCGCGCGAGGTGTCGGTCAGCACGCAGGCCGACCGGTGTCCCAGCAACCCCAGCCCTTGGCAGAGCATGTGCGACAGGGTGGTTTTGCCGGTGCCGCCCTTGTTGCCAATGATGCAGATGATCTCAGCCATGACTCGATTTCCTGACTCGCGGCCCAGCGGCCGCACGATGCCATTATCGGCACTGGGCGCGCCGCACTAGAGGCGGAAAAGCTGCCGTAAGGGGGCCTATTTCATCTGATTGCGCAATGTGTCCGCCGGGCGATAGGCATAGAGCCGGGTGCGACGTCGGTCGGCTACCTCGATCACGAAAGCCGGCTCGATGCCCGGCACCGGGAAGCTGTTACTGATGAGCAGGCTGCCCGGACGCATTTCCTTGCGCGCTTTTTGCCAGACTTTAGCCATCGGCACCGGGGACAGAAAAGCGTACACCACGTCATAATTCGACCATGACGCGGTGAAAAAGTCTCCGCGTGTGAAGCTCAGGTTGGGGGCCGCGCGGGCCAGCAGGCGGGCAAGCCAGTAGGGCGCCGGTGCGGCTTCGATTCCGGCAAAGCGGCTTTCCGGGCGCAGACGGGCGAGCGGGCGCAACAGCGCCCCGGTGCCGCTGCCGATGTCGAGCAGGCTGACCGGCCGTTGCGCAGGCAGCAGGCGTGCGACCGTTTCGGCGGTCGTCCGGTTACTGAGATAGAGCGGCACCTGGGTGCGAAAACTGGTCCAGTAGATGGCCAGCAACGCCAGGAACAGCCCCAGATACCATGCCGGATCGAGGCCCAAACCGTGGGCGAATACAGCCAGCGGGATAAAGGCGAGGTGAATTGGCAGCCACCAGCGGGCGCTGTGCAGCGTAACGGCGCAAAGGGTCGCGCCCGCAGCTTGTGCGGCAACCAGCGGCCAAAGGCCGGCAGGCAGCAGGCCGCTGCGGGCGAGCAACCAAGCCAGCGCCCAGCCGCCGCATTGGGCGGCCAGGGCTTTGAGGGAAGGAGGCATTGGCGGCACTTCAGGGTCGGCAGGGCACGATCATAGCCGGATCAAGCCAGCGCGCGAACCGGGGTGTCGGCCTCCGCGGTCTGCGCACTGCGCCAGCGCGCCAGCAATGCTTCGCGCCGGGCGGCTGCAAGCTTCATGTTTTGCGCTTTGACATGGCCGAAGCCGCGGATGCCATCGGGCAGCGAGGCAATTTCGATCGCCAGCGGCAGGCGCTGGAAGCTCAGCGATTTCAGCAACTCGCTGATGTCTTGCTCGTACTGCACGATCAGTGCGCGCTCGGCTCGACGCTCGGCGCTGTAGCCGAACACGTCCCAGCGTGTGCCGCGCAGGCCCTTGAGACGGGCCAGCAGGCGGAAGATCCGCAACATGCCGGGGCCGTAGGCCTTTTTGGCAATTCGCCCGGTGTTGGGGTCGGGCCGCGAGGTCAGCGGTGGCGCCAGATGAAAACGCACGGTGTAATCCCCTTCGAAGGTGGCGCGCACCCGCTCCCAGAACGTCGGGTCGGTGTAAAGCCGCGCGACTTCGTATTCATCCTTGTAAGCCAGCAGTTTGTAGTAATTGCGGGCGACCACTTCGCTGAGCCGGGTGGCGCCGTTTCCGGCCACGCGGCATTCGGCTGCGCGCACTTTGTCGACCAAGGCGCGGTAGCGCGCGGCGTATGCGGCATCCTGGTAGGCGGTGAGCGCGGTTTCGCGCACCCCGACGATGTCTTCCAGATTTGGTGCCCGCACCGGCAATGCCTGCGCCGGCTGGGCATGACGCTGCACCGCGGCCAGGTCATGGGCCGCGCGCCGTCCCCACAGGAAGGCCCTGCGATTCATCTCCAAGGCTACACCGTTGAGTTCGATGGCCTGCATCAGCGCGGCGTGTGAGACCGGCACCATACCCTTTTGCCAGGCAAAGCCGAGCAAAAACAGATTGGTGGCGATTGCGTCGCCCATCAGTGTGGTGGCCAGTTGCTGGGCGTCGAGAAAATCGACCTGTGCCGCGCCAGTGGCATCGCGCACCGCTGCCTGCATGCGCTCGAGCGGGAACTGCCAGTCGGGGTTTAGGGTGAAGTCGGAGGTTGGCATCTCGGCGCAGTTGACCACCGCCCGGGTGCGGCCAGTAGCCATCTTGGCCAGTGCCTCGACGCTGGCGGTCACCACCAGGTCGCCGCCGATCACCGCATCGGCTTCGCCCGCGGCGATGCGTACCGCATGCAGATCTTCAGGCCGGTCGGCGATGCGGATGTGGCTGAACACCGATCCGCCTTTCTGCGCCAATCCGGTCATATCCAGTACGGTGACGCCCTTACCGTCCAGATGCGCCCCCATGCCGATCAGCGCCCCGATGGTGATCACCCCGGTGCCCCCGACGCCGGTGACCAGGATGCCAAAGGGCTGCGCGGTGGTCGGCAGCGTGGGTTCCGGCAGGGCGGAAAAGCCGGATTCGTCCTCGCTCAGGGCTTTACCCTTGCGCAGTTGGCCGCCTTCGATGGTGATGAAGCTCGGACAGAAGCCCTTGAGGCAGGAATAATCCTTGTTGCATGAAGACTGATCGATTTGGCGCTTGCGACCGAATTCGGTTTCCACAGGCAAAATCGACATGCAATTGCTGGCCACCCCGCAGTCGCCGCAGCCTTCGCATACCGCTTCGTTGATGAACACCCGGCGCGCCGGGTCGGGGAAGGTGCCACGTTTGCGCCGACGCCGCTTTTCGGCGGCACAGGTCTGGTCGTAGATCAGTGCGGACACCCCGGCGGTGTCGCGCAACTCACGCTGGATGCGATCCAGTTCATCACGGTGACGGATCGGCACCCCGTGCGGCAGGTCGGCCGGGCCGTAGGCCCGCGGGCTCCCATCGGTGACCACCACGATGTTGTGTACGCCTTCGGCTTGCAATTGGGCGACGATCCGCGGTACGTCCAGCGGGCCGTCGTGTGGCTGGCCGCCGGTCATCGCCACCGCGTCGTTGTAGAGGATTTTGTAGGTGATGTTGACTTTGGCCGCCACCGCTTGGCGGATGGCGAGCAGGCCGGAGTGAAAGTAGGTGCCGTCGCCCAGGTTGGCGAACACGTGTTTCTCGTTGGTAAAAGGCGCCTGGCCGACCCAGGGCACGCCTTCGCCACCCATCTGCGTAAAGGTGCCGGTGCGCCGTTCGGGCATCCAGGTGACCATGTAGTGGCAACCGATACCGGCCAGCGCACGGCTGCCTTCGGGCACATGGGTGGAGGTGTTGTGCGGGCAGCCCGGACAGAAGGTGGGGATGCGGTCGATCTTGAACACCCGTTCGGCCAAGGCTTTTTCCTTGGCCTCCAGGAAGGCCAGTCGCGCCTGGATGCGTTCCGAGGTGAAAAAGCGCCCGATGCGCGCCGCGATCACCCGCGCGATCAACGCCGGGGTAAGTTCGCCGGCCGCTGGCAACAGCCAGTCGCCATGGTCGATGGTTCCATCCGCTCGCGCGATGCGCGCCCATTCGCCTTTCTCGTCAAACTTGCCGATCACCCGCGGGCGTACATCCTCTCGCCAGTTGTAGAGCTCTTCCTTGAGCTGATATTCGAGCTGCTGGCGCTTTTCCTCGACTACCAGGATTTCGTCCAATCCTTCGGCAAAGTGGCGCACGCCATCCGATTCCAGCGGCCATACCATGCCCACTTTATAAAGACGGATGCCGATCTCGGCGGCCAGTTGCTCGTCGATGCCAAGGTCGTCAAAGGCTTGGCGCACATCCAGATAACTTTTGCCGCAGGTGATGATGCCCAGCCGCGGGGCGGGCGAGTCGATGACGATGCGGTTTAGCGCATTGGCCCGCGCGTAGGCCAGCGCGGCATAGAGCTTGTAGTGCAGCAGACGTTTTTCTTGTACCAGCGGTGGATCGGGCCAGCGGAGGTTGAGGCCGTCGGGCGGCAAGGCAAAGTCGGTGGGAATGGCGACCTGCACCCGGAAAGGATCCACATCCACCGAAGCCGAAGTTTCCACCGTGTCGGCCAGCGCCTTGAACGCCACCCAACAGCCGGAGTAGCGCGACAGCGCATAGCCATGCACGCCGTAGTCGATGTATTCCTGTACACCGGCCGGGGCCAGTACCGGCATCATCACCGCCTTGAAGAAGTGGTCGGTCTGGTGGGGCAGGGTGGAGGACTTGGCCGCATGGTCGTCCCCGGCAACCACCAACACACCCCCGTGCTTCGAGCTGCCTGCGGCATTGGCATGACGGAACACGTCACCACAGCGGTCGACGCCGGGACCCTTGCCATACCACATGGCAAACACCCCGTCATACTTGGCCTGCGGCGACAAATTCACTTGCTGGGTACCCCACACCGCGGTGGCGGCCAGATCCTCGTTGATGCCCGGTTGAAAGACGATGTCGTGGCTGGCGAGGTGTTTTTTTGCCTTCCACAGCGTCTGGTCGAGGCCGCCCAGCGGCGAGCCACGATAGCCGGAAACAAAGCCGGCAGTATTGAGCCCGGCCGCGGCGTCGCGTGTTTTTTGGATCATCAGCAGGCGCACCAGCGCTTGATAGCCGGTGAGATAGACGCGGCCGCGAACGGTAGTGTATTTGTCGTCCAGGCTGGGCACGGCGGTGTGGCCGCGTGGACGCGGATCGGCTTCGGCCATGAGGGTCTCCTTCCACAAAAGCGGTGTTTTTTGTGTTCGGCCCGTGCGCCGGTTTGGGGGCGCGGGCGCCCGATGAGCACGACCAGCCTAGACCGCGTGGTCGGCCGGCTTCAATCCTTGGATACCCGAATGCGGCGCGCGTTCAGAGTCCCGGCACCACCTTGCCGGGGTTGAGCAGGTTGTACGGGTCGAGCGCCTGCTTGACCAGGCGCATTGCGTCCACCGCCGCTTCCCCATGTTCGGCGAGCAGGAATGCTTGCTTGCCGAAGCCGATGCCGTGTTCGCCGGTGCAGGTGCCGTCCAGCGCCAGCGCACGCTCGACGATCCGCCGGTTGAGGGCCTCGGCGCGTTCGATTTGTACCGAGTCCGCCGGATCCACCAGGATCAGGGTGTGGAAGTTGCCGTCGCCCACATGGCCGACGATGGGCGCGGTGAGTCCGCTGGCGGCGATGTCAGCGCGCGTGCCGGCGATCGCTTCGGCCAGGCGCGAGATCGGCACGCACACATCGGTGGTGATGCCGCGGCAGCCGGGCTGGAGGTTGAGGCAGGCGAAATAAGCGTCGTGGCGCGCCTGCCACAGGCGGCTGCGGTCCTCCGGCCGGGTGGCCCATTCGAAATCTTCGCCGCCGTTGTCGCGTGCCAGTTCCTGCACGGTAGCGGCCTGCTCCTCGACGCCGGCGGGAGAGCCGTGAAACTCGAAGAACAGCATCGGCGCCTCGCGCAGCGTGGTCTTGCTGTAGCGGTTGATTGCGCTCACGGTGAGGCTGTCGAGTAGCTCGATACGCGCCACCGGCACACCGAGTTGGATGGTCTGGATCACGGTGCGTACCGCGGCGTCCACATCGGGGAAGGTGCAGATCGCCGCAGAGACCGCTTCCGGCAACGGGTGCAGGCGCACGGTCAGTTCGGTGATCAGACCCAGCGTGCCTTCCGAGCCCACCAGCAAACGGGTCAGATCGTAGCCGCTGGACGACTTGCGCGCCCGCCCGCCGGTGCGGATCACCCGGCCGTCGGCCAGCACCGCGATCAGACCGAGCACATTCTCACGCATGGTGCCATAGCGTACCGCGTTGGTGCCGGAGGCGCGGGTGGCGGCCATGCCGCCCAGCGAAGCGTCCGCGCCGGGGTCGATCGGGAAGAACAGTCCGCTGCCGTGTAGTGCAGCATTGAGCTGCTTACGGGTGACACCGGGCTGCACCACGGCGTCCATATCCTCCGCATGCACCGCCAGCACCCGGTTCATCTGGGAGAAATCGACACAGACGCCTCCGCGGATGGCAAGAATATGACCTTCGAGGGAA
Coding sequences:
- a CDS encoding FAD-binding oxidoreductase produces the protein MHTAVDADRRPLPEALVDTLSGTFGARFSMAPGVRAHHGHDESHFPDALPDAVVFPCCTDEVAAIVRACAAHRVPVIPYGVGSSLEGHILAIRGGVCVDFSQMNRVLAVHAEDMDAVVQPGVTRKQLNAALHGSGLFFPIDPGADASLGGMAATRASGTNAVRYGTMRENVLGLIAVLADGRVIRTGGRARKSSSGYDLTRLLVGSEGTLGLITELTVRLHPLPEAVSAAICTFPDVDAAVRTVIQTIQLGVPVARIELLDSLTVSAINRYSKTTLREAPMLFFEFHGSPAGVEEQAATVQELARDNGGEDFEWATRPEDRSRLWQARHDAYFACLNLQPGCRGITTDVCVPISRLAEAIAGTRADIAASGLTAPIVGHVGDGNFHTLILVDPADSVQIERAEALNRRIVERALALDGTCTGEHGIGFGKQAFLLAEHGEAAVDAMRLVKQALDPYNLLNPGKVVPGL